A genomic segment from Alkalilimnicola ehrlichii MLHE-1 encodes:
- a CDS encoding alpha/beta hydrolase, protein MRRVTRIFGQFSTAGLLLGTLFFAFSLTPSLLPRPFLVQGVISGLSFAAGYALGFAGQWLWAYLELPAPRARLGSAVKLLATLACVVIAGHFLARASEWQNSVRTLMGVEPVSGIRAYSIALIALAVFALLLLLARLFRHTFLLLSARLQRHVPRRVSHVAGIGAALLLFWSVIDGVIFTLGLRAADNSYQQVDALIQDDLDPPEDPMRTGSAASLITWEELGSRGRRFVSSGPTAEDLRWFHGEPVPEPIRVYVGLNAAETPEARAELALEELKRVGGFDRSVLLIATPTGRGWVDPAAQEPAEYLHRGDIATVTAQYSYLPSPLSLLVEGDYGVETARALFQAVYGHWSRLPEDERPRLYLHGLSLGALNSDRSFDVYDIIQDPFDGALWSGPPFRSETWRTVTRGRDAGSPAWLPRFRDGSVVRFMNQYEGLEDQGDEWGPFRIAFLQYASDPVTFFDPAVLYREPEWMREPRGPDVSTELRWYPVVTMLQLLADIAVGGAPRGHGHEIAAEHYVDAWVALTEPEGWSESELDRLRGRSRPEE, encoded by the coding sequence ATGCGTCGAGTCACCCGAATCTTCGGGCAGTTCTCCACGGCGGGGCTGCTGTTGGGCACCCTGTTTTTCGCCTTCTCGCTGACCCCGAGCCTGTTGCCCCGGCCTTTCCTGGTGCAGGGTGTCATCTCCGGGCTGTCGTTCGCCGCAGGGTATGCCCTGGGCTTCGCCGGCCAGTGGCTGTGGGCCTATTTGGAATTGCCCGCCCCCCGCGCCCGCCTGGGCAGTGCCGTGAAACTGCTCGCGACCCTGGCCTGCGTGGTGATCGCGGGCCATTTCCTGGCCCGGGCCTCGGAGTGGCAGAACTCCGTGCGGACCCTGATGGGGGTGGAGCCTGTGAGCGGGATCCGGGCCTACAGCATCGCGTTGATTGCCCTAGCGGTCTTCGCCCTGTTGTTGCTGCTGGCACGCCTTTTCCGTCACACCTTCCTGCTGCTCTCGGCGCGGCTGCAGCGCCATGTGCCCCGCCGGGTGTCGCACGTGGCCGGGATCGGCGCCGCGCTGCTGCTGTTCTGGTCGGTCATCGACGGGGTGATCTTCACCCTGGGCCTGCGCGCCGCCGATAACTCCTACCAACAAGTGGATGCCTTGATCCAGGATGACTTGGATCCGCCGGAGGACCCGATGCGTACCGGCAGCGCCGCCTCCCTCATCACCTGGGAGGAGTTGGGCAGCCGCGGGCGCCGGTTCGTCAGCAGCGGGCCGACAGCGGAGGACCTGCGCTGGTTTCACGGCGAACCGGTGCCGGAGCCCATTCGGGTCTATGTGGGGTTGAACGCGGCGGAGACCCCGGAGGCCCGGGCCGAGCTGGCCCTGGAGGAGCTCAAGCGGGTGGGTGGTTTCGACCGCTCGGTGTTGCTGATCGCAACCCCCACCGGGCGGGGTTGGGTGGACCCGGCCGCCCAGGAACCGGCCGAGTACCTGCACCGTGGCGATATCGCGACGGTGACCGCGCAGTACTCCTACCTGCCCAGCCCCTTGTCGTTGCTGGTGGAGGGTGACTACGGGGTGGAGACCGCCCGCGCCCTGTTTCAGGCCGTGTACGGGCATTGGAGCCGCCTACCGGAGGACGAGCGGCCCCGCCTCTATCTCCACGGTCTGAGCCTGGGGGCGCTGAATTCCGATCGCTCCTTCGATGTCTACGACATCATTCAGGATCCGTTCGACGGGGCGCTCTGGAGCGGTCCCCCCTTTCGCAGCGAGACCTGGCGTACCGTCACCCGCGGCCGGGACGCCGGATCACCGGCCTGGTTGCCCCGGTTCCGTGACGGCTCGGTGGTCCGATTCATGAACCAGTACGAGGGCCTGGAGGATCAGGGTGATGAGTGGGGGCCCTTCCGGATCGCCTTCCTGCAGTATGCCAGCGACCCGGTGACGTTCTTTGATCCCGCCGTGCTCTATCGTGAACCGGAATGGATGCGGGAGCCGCGTGGCCCGGATGTCTCCACCGAACTGCGCTGGTACCCGGTCGTCACGATGTTGCAGCTGCTGGCCGATATTGCGGTGGGAGGGGCACCCCGGGGGCATGGCCATGAGATCGCCGCCGAACACTATGTCGATGCCTGGGTGGCGCTGACCGAGCCGGAGGGCTGGTCTGAGTCGGAGCTGGACCGGCTGCGCGGCCGGTCCCGGCCGGAGGAGTGA